The genomic region TACAAATAAATATCATAAAAAATGAAAATACGTAAAGCCATGATTTATAATCCTATGGCTTTAAGATTAGTAAAACAACCTATAATCTGCCTAACGATAGGGTTTACCAACTAAACATGATACGATGATCCACTCCATTAATATGAAGAACCTAGAGAATCCTAATAATTTCTTTGCTAGACGGTCCCAATTCATAAACGGCCCCCTGCAACTCTTTTTTGATTTCCTGAACTTTGCTTTTCTCTCCCGAGGCTTTATATATTTGAGCGATTTGAAGTAAGATACCCGGTTCAAAGGTCTGGCCGGCAATATGTTCATCCACTATTTTTTTAGCATCTTTTATATTTCCATTTTTAAAATAACTGTATGCAAGATAGCTATAGGCCTCCGGCGTAGACCTATTGTTCACTTCTTTTCTTGAAAGCTCCAGAGCTTTGGTGTACAGCCTTGTATCATCCAAAAGAAGAGAAATATTGTACATGTTGTACATGCTACCATACCGGGCATCATCAACTAATTTGTAGTACATGTCCAAATTGAAAAGACGTTCAGTATCATTGTTCATATACGCCGCAATCTCCGATTTTAAAAGATAATAGTCCGGTGTTTTATGTGTTTTGGTAACAGCATTCATGATACGCAAAGCTTCAATCGGATTTTTCTCGTGGGAAAAAACAATCCATGCTATACCTTTTTTTGCATAGCCATTTTTAGCATCTAGCCCCAATGCTTTTAAATAATGCCTATACGAATCGTTGATTCTACCGGCATGACCGTAATAATCGCCTAAATTGGTATATGACCATAACAACAATGATTCATTTTTTGAATTTTCCGCAATTTTTGTAGCCTTCTCCATAAGTTTTATCGTGGTATCCAAATCGCCTTTATGGTCGTTCCACTTTGCCAATCTTATCAAATAGTCAAAATCTGACATGTTTTTAGTACTGTCCAAATATTTTTGGGCTTTTGTATAATTTCCCAACTCCATATGCACATCGAACAAAAGATTTTGGGATCCTTTTTTACCACTGCCAATAGCTCTTGCAGCATTTGCCCATTCCAAAGCTTCTTTAAACCTATGCTGTGATATGTAATTTCTGGCCAAAGCCCTATAATAACCTGACCTTCCTATTGCGGCAATGTCCACTGCCCTTTTTAAAGCCTGTTCTGCCATTTTTAGGTATGCAATATCTCCCGAACCTTCAAAATATCTATGGTATTCTCCCGCAACCACTCCAAAACTGGTAAGCTGCATGCTATCTTGACGTATTTTTGAGTTCCAAAGCTCAAAATTCTTTGATGTCGTTTGTATGGGTTCTGTATCCAAAAATTTATCATAATCTTTTTTATCGGTGACCTTCTTCTTGAATTCTTGCTCACAAGAACCAAAGAGTACGAGCGCAGATAATAATATCAAAGTATATTTCATCATTTTGTGATTTTAATGGTGTATTGATCAATAAAAGGGAGAGCACAACGCTCCCCCTTATCCCTTTTTCATAGCAATTTTCCCATTGCCGAGGGCTAAAATATTTTTTGGAAACTACTATTCAGGGGCTGCCAAATATGGGAATGTTGTTGAAATCGTAGCCGTTAACCCTACCCCGTCTGATGTAAGTCTAGGTAAATCGGCAGTACCATCCATATCGGTATCTTGACCACTAAAGCGATTGCCTTCTGCCCCTCCAAAAAGAAGAATCAAAGAAACATCGATAATATCGTCGGTCAACTTTCTTCCCGTAAGAGCCACCTCATCACCATCAGGTACCAGAATTCTTCCGTCCATATCGTTGTCCGTTCCCGGATCAAAATACGTTGTGGGTGCGTTTGGAGCAACTTCCAATACATCAGCAGCCAAGTACCCTGTTAAACTCGCAGCGTCTAATCCAAGAATATTGGTCTCATAATTTACGGCCATTGGATCAAGCCCCAGTAAATTGGCATAAACATCATGGTATGCTTCCAACCTTGCCTCAAAAGGTGCCTGAAAAGCTGCCGCCATTTCTGATGGAATCGAAACATTGTGCATATCCTTTGTGGCATCATCGGCACTTAACACGGTATTGATACCAGGGCGACCCATAAAATCAACTTGTGTGTATGTTCCGGAAAAATCGAGGTTTTCCTCTGGCATCATAGTATTTGGCGTATCATCCTTTTCGCATCCCACTACAAAAACAATTGTACAAAGCAATAAAAGTGTGTATTTAAAATTATATGGTTTCATGACAGTTCTGTTTTTAGAAATTATTGTTTTACGTTAGTGGTTACCCATGTTTTGTATACAGTGACCCCTAAAGCGTTTTGGCTATTTGGCGTTCCCAACATGCTATTGGGAATTTCAACGGCGATCGACATCGTATTGGCACCATCAAAAGTATCCTCGGCTTCATCCGCGGTTTTAAAGCCTCCCGGTGCCATACCGCCTATCACCGCATTAAATTGAAAAAAATCAAAAAAGAAAGCATCCTGTCTTGGGCCCGCAAAAAGTTGAACACCAGAATTTGTGGTTTCGGTGGTAGCGGTACTACCGGAAATCTCTACGTCACCTAAAGGTGAACCTACCATGACTTGACTGTTCAACCCTGTTTGAGAGGGAGCCACAGGGCCAAAAAAATACATTCTCCCGTTCCTTGGGATTGCTTGTATAATAACATCCTCGACTAAATCCCCATCCAAATCGATATTGATTTCGGTAAGTACGTTTTCGTCAAATGTACCGTAGGCCAAATCTGGTAAAACATTGGATTGTAAGTCTACTACAAAGGTGGTATTGTCCGAACCCAAAGTTGGTTCAAAAGCATAGAAATCCGCCACGTCAGCGGAAGTTCCCCTAGAGGTGGGAGCATCTATATGGTCCGCAGCCACAAGGATAATACCCGCTATTGCTGCGAAGACCAGTCCTAAATAAATTTTTGTTCTTTTCATATGATTGTTTTTAGATTAGAATCAACTGTACTTACGCAGTTGAAATCGGCAGGTTCTGTTTTAAATGTTAAAAATATGTTAACAAAATTCAAATCGGCTCTAAAAAGAAGGTATGAGAAGAAAATTCTTATTATTTATATTAATTTCGATTTTTTAAATTACCCACCTATGAACCCATCCGCCTCTGGTTGGATAAATAAGTTTGGTCATTTGACCAAAGATGGCCCAAAGTGCTTCCAAGATTTTGAAGATCTGTACGAAACGCTTAAAAAAACTGGTTTTGTGTACGGTATCAATATTAAGATACCCGATTTTATTGATTCGAGACTTGCGCTGTCAGAAGATGAAAAAGCCAAGGTCAACTTGTTGACCGCATTGTATTATACCTTTAGGTTCGAGGAAGAAGAAACCGAATTTACCGTATTTCTGGAAAAAATTTTAGGGTTCTATAAAGATTTGGATATCCATCAACTATCCTTTTTAACCAAGATATTCACTGGCAAGAAAACTTCTGACCAGTTGGAAAAGTTGATCGATTCCAGAGTGTATCTAGAAGATAATGTAATCAGTAAAACTTTTAATAGCATTATAACCAATTCTTTGCTCTTTATTGATGTACTATTGTTCAAGAGATACCTTAAAAAGCCGAAATATATTCGCTTACACGCTCAAAAACTGGAATATTTTGCGATCAACATTACCTATCATGCTTTAAATTCCAAGGAAAAGAACAAGAATGACGAGAAATTAGCACAGTTATTTGCTTCCTCTTTGACATACATCGATACCGACACACAAAATTTTGATGGTTCCTATCGCGAAAAGCTACTTCAAAACACTTCGGTTTGGGAAAATAGGTATCTATTGGACATGGCCTGTTTGACCGTATGGGAAGACAACTCTTTGGAATACACCGAGTCTGAATTCATATTCGGTATTGGAAAGGACTTGGGTTTTGATAAGCACCAAATATCCAAGTCTCTGGAAGAAATCACTGTTTTCTTTGACAAGAATGCCACGGAAATGCCATTTTTAAAAGACAATAATTTGGCCGTTCAGTTTTACGATAGCATGTCAAAAGTGGTAAACAAATTAATTTTAAGAAACAGTAAAAGGCTTCAAAAAGAACTTTCGGAAAGCGCTGAATTAGTATCCCTTTTATCTAAATCAACAGTACGTGATTTGACCAAGGAAGAGAAAAAAAAAGTGCAGAACCAATTGGTCGATATTTTCAAAAGCATACCCTCTTTGGCAATTTTCATTTTACCGGGAGGTGCTGTTTTGTTACCGATTTTTATTAAATTGATACCTAAATTATTGCCATCTTCTTTTGACGACAATCGCATTGAAAATAAAGACTAAAAAACGGTAAAAAGCCAGTATAAGGAAAATCTATAGTCGTAGTCAATATATTACTATTCAGGTTTTTATATAAACTTACTCTAACCATAACTTAAAATCTTTTACTCTTTCCCTACTTACTATGATTTCTTGCTCAGAAAATCGATTTAGCTTAATTTGAAGCCTTGAATTCGTGTAGGAAACGATATCTTTAATATGATTGATGTTCACGTAAAATTTACGGCTGGTACGAAAAAACATTTTTGGCTCCAGCTCATTTTCCAAATTTTCCAAAGTAGTGTCCAACAGATAATTTCTACCGTCTAAAGTGGCCGCATAGGTTCCTTTATTTTCACTGTAAAAGCACTCTACCTCATCGGCGTTTATGATCTTGAGGTGCTGCCCTACCTTTGCGGTAAACCTTTTTTTGTATTCTCGCTCCAAAGGGTTTGTCAACAACTTTTTGATATCCTCAAAATCCAATGCCAATTTTTGTGATTTTGGTTCGGTTTGAAACCTTTCACGATATTTTTTTACCGCACTTTCCAATTCTTCATCGTCAATTGGTTTTAACAAATAATCGATACTGTTCAACTTAAAGGCTTGTAGGGCATATTCGTCAAAGGCCGTGGTGAAAATAATGGCACTATGTACCTCTATGACGTCAAAAATTTCAAAGGAAAGTCCGTCTGAAAGCTGAATGTCCAAAAAAATCAAATCAGGATGTTCATTTTTCTGAAACCAATCCACGGCTTCTTCAACCGAATGCAGCATTGTGGACACCTCTACATCAAGCTCATTCAACATTCTGTTCAATCTTCTGGCGGCTGGTTTTTCGTCTTCTATAATTATGGTTTTCATGCTTGGTTGGGTTTGTTTCTTTAATTCTATATCTAGTGGTATGTACAATGCTTAGCACATGTGAAATTTAGAGTTGATTGTTTTTCATATGTTTCTGTATCTGACGTTCCTCCCAGTTGCTGTTAAAAAACGGAGTCCATTCAAATACTTTTATAGCATGAAGCAAAAGAAACAGTCCCCATATGATGGGTGTGCCGAATATATTCCAATTTAACCAGTGCACAAATCCAGTGTCTCCCAAAGCTTCTTCACTCAATATGGTTGTGGTTACCTGCTTCCTAAGAAAGAGTAATGCGATATTGACGACTATATATACGGCCAAATGATTATAAAAACCCCTTATTCTGGTTACCTTAAGTTTGGCCCGTTCATATTTTGTAGATCTTTTACTTTTCATTTGTTATCGGCTATACTTTTCTGATTCTTTTTTATCTTTCTCAATATACTTCTGTATTTGGCGCTTCTCCCAATCCTTACTAAAAAACGGACTGTAGTTATATACTTTAGCAGCATGAAAAGCGAGACCAATACCCCAAAAAATAGCGGTTGAAAAAGAGGCAAAACTAAAAAAAGCCTCCCCAAAACTTTCACCACCATTGATTCTGGCAATAACGGTAACGGTGGTGATGAAAATATTTACCAAAATATATACCAATAGGTGTATGTAAAACCCTTTTAGCTCATCAACGTGTTTTTTGGCACGCAACATTTTGTTCGTTCTGTTTGTCTCTTCTAGTTCCATCGTTCTTGTTTTTCGTCTTTTTTCATAAACTCCTTGATTTTGCGCTCTTCCCAATCCTTGCCCATGAACGGGTTTAAACTAAAAAGCTTTATGGCCCTAAAAATCAAACCTATGCTTACCCCAAAAACCACCCATAAAAACCATGGGTATTCCCATTCATTAAGGTAATAGTTAATACCACCCGTAATTCCTATGGCGATTAAACCAGAGGTTATTTTGCCATAAAACTTTTTTAGGTCGGCCACCCTTTCTTTTGCCCTAAAGTATTTATTATTTTGATCTTTGTTCTCCATAATTTCTAGTTTTGGGGTTACGACTTTTGCATGAACTCTTTTATTTTACGCTCTTCCCAGGCCTTACCAAAGAAAGGGCTGTACCCATATGCACCAAAACCGTGCATGGCAAGTCCAAAACCCCAGCCCAGGGCGGGAAATATTACCCATGGAAAATTGGTTGTGACATAGTTTACTAGGGCCAAAATAGGTATTACGATGCAGTAAGCCAGTAGGTTCCCATAAAAGCCTTTTATGGCCTCTACTTTTTCTTTCGCTTTTTGATATTTTCTGTTGTTGCTTAAATCTTGAATTTCCATTTTATGCTTTTTTTATTAATCCTTTATTCTTTTTGATATATCAAATTTCAATAAGAAAAGTCTTGATTTAAAAAATGAAATACTCAATTGTAATTTATCGTGGATGAATTGTTATTTTGACCTCATTAAAAAAAATGAAAGCTTAAAAATTCTCGTCCTCCATGTATTTTTTTATTGTTTTTTCCTCCCATTTTCTACCAAACAGGGGGTTGTACCCAAAGGCTTGTAACCCATGCCCAAAAAGTCCAAAGCCCCAACCCAAAGCCGGAAAAATAGCCCAGGGAAAACTGGTTGTACGATAGTTGATATATGCCAATATGGGTATTACGATGCAATACGACGTCAAATTGCCATAAAAACCCTTTATGGCCTCTACCCGTTCCTTTGCCTTTTCATAACGCTTATCCTCAATGTAAGATTCTTGCGTCTCCACTACCGATACTCTTTTGAAAAGCATGGGCAAAAACACATTAAAGTGTGAGGCGGTCTTTTCTATCAGTACCTCTTTATTTGTCAAAATGCCATAACGCTGCTTAATATTTTGCAATCCCACGCCCGTACTCTTTTTTACGACTTGTTTCTCTTGTATGTTGTTGCTGATAACGAGCATATCATCAATTTCTTCAACCTTTATTTGCAAAGGCTTCTTAGAGGTAACGATATTATGCTTCACTGCATTCTCCAACAACAATTGAAGGGATAAGGGAACAATTTTAGCATCAGGGTTTTTTGAAGCATCAGGAATATCAAAGACAATACTATCCTCAAAACGCATTTTTAAAAGTCGTACATATGTTCTTGCGAATTGCAGTTCTTCGTCTACCGATACCAAATCCTTATTCTTCTGTTCCAATACGTATCTATATACTTTGGAAAGTGAGGTAGTGAATTTTTGTGCCTGGTACGGGTCTTCTTCGATGAGGCTCGTAAGCACGTTTAGACTATTAAAGAGAAAATGGGGGTCTAATTGGTTTTTAAGCGCATCAAATTTTGCCGAAGCCGTACTAGCGATTACTTTTTGCTCTTTTACTTTATTCTCTTGCCTATACCTGTAATACCAAATGGCATAAAAAATAAGGGATACCCCAAGAGCGATAATCATAGGTTGTACATAGGAACTCCATTTTTCATTGGATAAAAATTGGATTATGGACCTATTATAAAACCCTACCAATATGATAAACCTAGAGACGAAGACACCTATGCATGAAACCACAATATTACCCGTTACGGCAATGGTCATTCGCCTTGATGTGTATATGTAATAGTTGTATTTTCTTACCAGGTAAAAGAACCAAAAAGCGTTGACCATATAAAGAATGACCGAGAATATCATATTTTCATAATACTCTCGCCACATATCCCCGATGATATACTTATACGTAGTGCCGTTTTCGAAATAGTAATAGATTACAAATCCAAAGAAAATCAATGTACCCACCAAAACGGCCTTGATAATCTCCTTAAAAAATCTATTCTTGCCCATTAATTACAATTTTCAGCTATTTCTTTTGCCCTGTCCTCGCCCCAATTAGGGTGAAAATCAGACGCTGCTTTAAAGGTAGCAAAAAGTTCCAAGGAACGTTCCACATCCTTGCAATAGGGCGAGGTATCCTGACCAAAATATTTTGCAGAACCCATATCCCATTCCGCTTTGGAAAAAACAACACGGGGATTGTCCGGCGCCAGTTCCAACGCTTTTTGGTATAATGCGGCCACTTTTCCAGAGAGTGACATGCCATATGTCGCGCCGTCAAAAGCTATCCATGCGGTATGTATCATGGCCTGTTGTACCAATATTTCGGGATTATTGGGCGATATGCCCTTAGCAACATCCAAAAATTCCTGAGCCTTTGTTAACTGCTGAGTCAATTTTTCTTTGTCCTTTTCACCAAAAGATAATATAGTATTTATAGAGGACACATAATAATAGGGCAGCCAATTATCCATCTCGGCATTGGAAATACGCTCGAACATATTGGCAGCCTCTGCCAGATTGCCTTCCTGCCAAAAACCGAATGCTTTTTGCATACCCTTGGTGTATTGGTCTTGGGCCGAAATGCTAATGGTTGATAGAAAAAACACTACTAGCACTAAATTTTTCATTTTATATATTTTTAAGATTCAACAGTGTAAAATTGAAGTTTATGCATCTCTATTTGAAAAAAGAAATACCGAGTTGTTGATTTTGGCTACTGAATTGCAGTAATTTTGTCCAATGATCAGGAATATTCAACTTCGGTTATCATTAAAAGAAGAAGCTCAATCCGGAAGCCTAATAAAGAAGGTCGCCGAACACCTGGGGGTTTCAGAAACCGATTTTCACCTGAAAGTACTTCGTAAATCTATCGACGCACGCAAGCCTACTATCTATTTTAGCTATAAGCTCAGTGTATATATCAATGAACCCATACCACCTAAAAGCACGTATACCTTTGATTATAAAGATGTTTCCAGTGCAAAACCCGTGCACATCATAGGTTTTGGTCCGGCAGGCATGTGGGCGGCATTACGCTGTTTGGAACTAGGGTATAGACCCATTGTTCTGGAACGTGGTAAAAATGTACAGCAAAGACGTCGAGACCTAAAGGCCATAAACCAAGACCATATCGTAAACGAAGATTCCAATTATTGCTTTGGCGAAGGCGGTGCGGGAACCTATTCAGACGGAAAACTATATACACGTAGTCTAAAAAGAGGTGATGTACGACGAGTGTTTGAAAGTTTGGTACATCACGGGGCGACGGAACAGATTTTGGTAGACGCACATCCACACATAGGGACGAACAAACTACCCAAAATCGTTCAAAATATTCGGGAAACGATCATAAAGTTTGGTGGCGAGATTCATTTTAACACCAAAGTGACGGATTTTGTCATAGAAAACAATCGGTTAAAATCCATTATTTTGAACCATTCGAACGAAATATCGGTAAAACGGGTTATTCTTGCAACCGGACATTCAGCCAGAGATATTTTTTATCTATTGGACAAAAAGAACATTCATATAAAGGCCAAATCTTTCGCCATGGGGGTACGGGTCGAGCATCCGCAGCACATAATAGATTCCATTCAATACCATTGCAAGGGCGAGCGTAACGAATTGCTTCCTGCGGCAGCCTACAGCCTGGTGCATCAAGTAAAAGGCAGGGGTGTCTATTCGTTTTGTATGTGTCCCGGCGGATTTATCGTTCCCGCTGCAACCGCTCCCGGCGAGGTAGTCGTAAACGGCATGTCGCCTTCCAAACGAAACAATCTATATGCGAATTCAGGTATCGTGGTAGAGATAAACGTGGAGAGCGATATTTCAAAATATGAAAAGTTTGGAGCGCTGAAAGGGTTGGAATATCAAAAATACTTGGAACGATTGGCCTTTACCTCCGGTGGGCGTAGCCAAACGGCCCCCTCACAACGATTGACAGATTTTGTGGAAGGAAAACTATCGACCAATCTCAATACTACCTCTTACCAGCCTGGACTCAATGCCGCCCCCTTACACTCTTTATTACCAAAATCAATAGGTAGCCGACTACGACAGGGGTTTGCTGAATTCGGTAAAAAAATGAACGGT from Costertonia aggregata harbors:
- a CDS encoding tetratricopeptide repeat protein is translated as MMKYTLILLSALVLFGSCEQEFKKKVTDKKDYDKFLDTEPIQTTSKNFELWNSKIRQDSMQLTSFGVVAGEYHRYFEGSGDIAYLKMAEQALKRAVDIAAIGRSGYYRALARNYISQHRFKEALEWANAARAIGSGKKGSQNLLFDVHMELGNYTKAQKYLDSTKNMSDFDYLIRLAKWNDHKGDLDTTIKLMEKATKIAENSKNESLLLWSYTNLGDYYGHAGRINDSYRHYLKALGLDAKNGYAKKGIAWIVFSHEKNPIEALRIMNAVTKTHKTPDYYLLKSEIAAYMNNDTERLFNLDMYYKLVDDARYGSMYNMYNISLLLDDTRLYTKALELSRKEVNNRSTPEAYSYLAYSYFKNGNIKDAKKIVDEHIAGQTFEPGILLQIAQIYKASGEKSKVQEIKKELQGAVYELGPSSKEIIRIL
- a CDS encoding DUF4331 family protein; its protein translation is MKPYNFKYTLLLLCTIVFVVGCEKDDTPNTMMPEENLDFSGTYTQVDFMGRPGINTVLSADDATKDMHNVSIPSEMAAAFQAPFEARLEAYHDVYANLLGLDPMAVNYETNILGLDAASLTGYLAADVLEVAPNAPTTYFDPGTDNDMDGRILVPDGDEVALTGRKLTDDIIDVSLILLFGGAEGNRFSGQDTDMDGTADLPRLTSDGVGLTATISTTFPYLAAPE
- a CDS encoding DUF4331 family protein → MKRTKIYLGLVFAAIAGIILVAADHIDAPTSRGTSADVADFYAFEPTLGSDNTTFVVDLQSNVLPDLAYGTFDENVLTEINIDLDGDLVEDVIIQAIPRNGRMYFFGPVAPSQTGLNSQVMVGSPLGDVEISGSTATTETTNSGVQLFAGPRQDAFFFDFFQFNAVIGGMAPGGFKTADEAEDTFDGANTMSIAVEIPNSMLGTPNSQNALGVTVYKTWVTTNVKQ
- a CDS encoding LETM1-related biofilm-associated protein — its product is MNPSASGWINKFGHLTKDGPKCFQDFEDLYETLKKTGFVYGINIKIPDFIDSRLALSEDEKAKVNLLTALYYTFRFEEEETEFTVFLEKILGFYKDLDIHQLSFLTKIFTGKKTSDQLEKLIDSRVYLEDNVISKTFNSIITNSLLFIDVLLFKRYLKKPKYIRLHAQKLEYFAINITYHALNSKEKNKNDEKLAQLFASSLTYIDTDTQNFDGSYREKLLQNTSVWENRYLLDMACLTVWEDNSLEYTESEFIFGIGKDLGFDKHQISKSLEEITVFFDKNATEMPFLKDNNLAVQFYDSMSKVVNKLILRNSKRLQKELSESAELVSLLSKSTVRDLTKEEKKKVQNQLVDIFKSIPSLAIFILPGGAVLLPIFIKLIPKLLPSSFDDNRIENKD
- a CDS encoding LytR/AlgR family response regulator transcription factor: MKTIIIEDEKPAARRLNRMLNELDVEVSTMLHSVEEAVDWFQKNEHPDLIFLDIQLSDGLSFEIFDVIEVHSAIIFTTAFDEYALQAFKLNSIDYLLKPIDDEELESAVKKYRERFQTEPKSQKLALDFEDIKKLLTNPLEREYKKRFTAKVGQHLKIINADEVECFYSENKGTYAATLDGRNYLLDTTLENLENELEPKMFFRTSRKFYVNINHIKDIVSYTNSRLQIKLNRFSEQEIIVSRERVKDFKLWLE
- a CDS encoding 2TM domain-containing protein, translated to MKSKRSTKYERAKLKVTRIRGFYNHLAVYIVVNIALLFLRKQVTTTILSEEALGDTGFVHWLNWNIFGTPIIWGLFLLLHAIKVFEWTPFFNSNWEERQIQKHMKNNQL
- a CDS encoding 2TM domain-containing protein; translated protein: MELEETNRTNKMLRAKKHVDELKGFYIHLLVYILVNIFITTVTVIARINGGESFGEAFFSFASFSTAIFWGIGLAFHAAKVYNYSPFFSKDWEKRQIQKYIEKDKKESEKYSR
- a CDS encoding 2TM domain-containing protein, which encodes MENKDQNNKYFRAKERVADLKKFYGKITSGLIAIGITGGINYYLNEWEYPWFLWVVFGVSIGLIFRAIKLFSLNPFMGKDWEERKIKEFMKKDEKQERWN
- a CDS encoding 2TM domain-containing protein is translated as MEIQDLSNNRKYQKAKEKVEAIKGFYGNLLAYCIVIPILALVNYVTTNFPWVIFPALGWGFGLAMHGFGAYGYSPFFGKAWEERKIKEFMQKS
- a CDS encoding 2TM domain-containing protein, whose protein sequence is MGKNRFFKEIIKAVLVGTLIFFGFVIYYYFENGTTYKYIIGDMWREYYENMIFSVILYMVNAFWFFYLVRKYNYYIYTSRRMTIAVTGNIVVSCIGVFVSRFIILVGFYNRSIIQFLSNEKWSSYVQPMIIALGVSLIFYAIWYYRYRQENKVKEQKVIASTASAKFDALKNQLDPHFLFNSLNVLTSLIEEDPYQAQKFTTSLSKVYRYVLEQKNKDLVSVDEELQFARTYVRLLKMRFEDSIVFDIPDASKNPDAKIVPLSLQLLLENAVKHNIVTSKKPLQIKVEEIDDMLVISNNIQEKQVVKKSTGVGLQNIKQRYGILTNKEVLIEKTASHFNVFLPMLFKRVSVVETQESYIEDKRYEKAKERVEAIKGFYGNLTSYCIVIPILAYINYRTTSFPWAIFPALGWGFGLFGHGLQAFGYNPLFGRKWEEKTIKKYMEDENF
- a CDS encoding tetratricopeptide repeat protein, which gives rise to MKNLVLVVFFLSTISISAQDQYTKGMQKAFGFWQEGNLAEAANMFERISNAEMDNWLPYYYVSSINTILSFGEKDKEKLTQQLTKAQEFLDVAKGISPNNPEILVQQAMIHTAWIAFDGATYGMSLSGKVAALYQKALELAPDNPRVVFSKAEWDMGSAKYFGQDTSPYCKDVERSLELFATFKAASDFHPNWGEDRAKEIAENCN
- a CDS encoding NAD(P)/FAD-dependent oxidoreductase; translation: MIRNIQLRLSLKEEAQSGSLIKKVAEHLGVSETDFHLKVLRKSIDARKPTIYFSYKLSVYINEPIPPKSTYTFDYKDVSSAKPVHIIGFGPAGMWAALRCLELGYRPIVLERGKNVQQRRRDLKAINQDHIVNEDSNYCFGEGGAGTYSDGKLYTRSLKRGDVRRVFESLVHHGATEQILVDAHPHIGTNKLPKIVQNIRETIIKFGGEIHFNTKVTDFVIENNRLKSIILNHSNEISVKRVILATGHSARDIFYLLDKKNIHIKAKSFAMGVRVEHPQHIIDSIQYHCKGERNELLPAAAYSLVHQVKGRGVYSFCMCPGGFIVPAATAPGEVVVNGMSPSKRNNLYANSGIVVEINVESDISKYEKFGALKGLEYQKYLERLAFTSGGRSQTAPSQRLTDFVEGKLSTNLNTTSYQPGLNAAPLHSLLPKSIGSRLRQGFAEFGKKMNGYYTSEANIVGVESRTSSPVTIPRNKQLEHPQIKGLFPCGEGGGYAGGIVSAAMDGERCAEAAAHGL